One Chitinophaga sp. H8 DNA window includes the following coding sequences:
- a CDS encoding SusC/RagA family TonB-linked outer membrane protein: MSVLLTVFCILATSRELLAQDMKITKVTLHLNDRPIKEAFREIEKQSGLTIGFRHEVLDQHKHISIIAADETISSVLKKLLAGTGTTYLQKGKSILIIATPRQQSKTGSLDTLTGNIKDSNGELLIGARVTVKSGAGELIHTSSDERGNYFVVVPEDATEITFRYMGIQPLTEQIGGRNIIDVQLARKNVELGQVVVTALGIKREVKALSYTTQGVDVDALNETKSTNLINSLSGKVAGLQVIPSGFNTGSTRVIIRGNNSLTGNNQPLFVVDGMPIDNEPGDAGSLDYGSNAADINSDDIESIQVLKGPNASALYGSRAANGVILITTKAGSTKFKVTVTSSMMFQKLTEFPEYQNAYGVGTSFAIDNTNRIPKANVNYRSWGSPMMGQPYIALDGTEKAYLPHPDNVKNFYSTSRLFTNSVSVEGGNAANIYRLAYTNYNGTSVVEGFNNMMKHSIDFRLANNFTKWLSLDSKINYIRDIVNNRQYSNSNGRNPTNLYTHMARSTDLSELYDYKDEATGMEIGTHRNFSNPYWVINENPNKDVKDRVIASFNSTVKFTPWLKFNGRFGADVFWWEGFEFNNIGSVVASNPNGFMRTFNSRQQNMNLEGLFSFNKNINRFSILANFGGNIYTSGFERREQRVNSLLQPGLINLSNAKEYPTATQFIRRKEINALFGSVSLGYRNLAFLDITGRNDWSSTLPKGNNSYFYPSVGSSLIVSDLLGIRSNALSFLKVRGSIALVGSDTDPYRLDQTYSFNGFLDGATLASLSTTMNNPDLKPEKTSSYEWGINARLFNNRISLDATYYNSGTSNQIITAQLPASSGYQQRIYNAGKIRNWGYEAMASAKVMDRKKFKWDVALNFARNNSRVEELIAGVDRFQLNNNSSYLYVYAQVGKPYGYLRGLGVARDEAGRMLIENGGSLLVKDNDMAFGTASPDWLGGISNTFKLNRFDFSCLFDIKMGGVLYSGTMSRMLTNGVSAETLYGRDDFYKHSVIFGENNNELSGGARWDAYFADGTPNTKFVTPQNYEYARPNYAEFVIYDASFIKLREVTLGYNFPEKMFTGTPVKGARLSLAGRNLAILYRKTPKGIDPEAASTAGNGQGIENGSLPPNAIYGFNFKLTL, translated from the coding sequence TTGAGTGTATTACTAACGGTATTTTGTATCCTGGCTACATCCAGGGAGTTACTTGCCCAGGATATGAAAATTACAAAAGTGACTTTGCATTTGAACGATCGCCCGATTAAAGAGGCTTTCCGTGAAATTGAAAAACAATCCGGGCTTACCATCGGGTTCCGCCATGAAGTATTAGATCAGCACAAGCATATCAGTATTATTGCAGCTGATGAAACAATCAGCAGTGTACTCAAAAAACTATTAGCTGGTACTGGTACTACTTACCTGCAAAAAGGGAAAAGTATTCTGATCATTGCCACACCGCGCCAACAATCGAAAACGGGTAGCCTGGATACCCTTACTGGAAATATAAAAGATAGTAACGGTGAGTTGCTCATCGGGGCAAGGGTGACTGTTAAATCAGGTGCCGGTGAACTTATTCATACAAGTTCGGATGAAAGGGGGAATTATTTTGTTGTAGTGCCGGAAGATGCTACGGAGATAACATTCCGTTATATGGGTATTCAGCCGCTGACGGAACAGATTGGAGGCAGGAATATAATAGATGTTCAGCTGGCCAGAAAGAATGTGGAACTAGGGCAGGTAGTGGTAACAGCGCTGGGAATCAAAAGAGAAGTGAAAGCATTGAGCTATACTACACAAGGTGTGGATGTAGATGCCCTGAATGAAACCAAAAGCACGAACCTGATCAATTCCCTTTCCGGAAAAGTAGCAGGTTTGCAAGTGATACCTTCAGGTTTTAATACAGGATCTACCAGGGTGATCATCCGTGGCAATAATTCCCTCACTGGCAATAATCAGCCTTTGTTTGTCGTGGATGGAATGCCAATAGACAATGAACCCGGAGATGCCGGCAGCCTGGATTATGGAAGTAATGCTGCTGATATCAACTCCGACGATATAGAGAGCATTCAGGTATTAAAAGGCCCCAATGCTTCTGCATTGTATGGATCAAGGGCGGCAAATGGGGTGATCCTGATTACCACCAAAGCCGGTTCCACAAAGTTTAAGGTAACTGTTACCTCCAGCATGATGTTCCAGAAACTGACAGAGTTCCCTGAATACCAGAATGCTTATGGGGTTGGAACCTCTTTTGCGATTGATAATACCAACAGGATTCCTAAGGCAAATGTGAACTACAGAAGCTGGGGATCACCTATGATGGGGCAACCCTATATTGCCCTGGATGGAACAGAGAAAGCGTATTTACCTCATCCTGACAATGTGAAGAATTTTTATTCTACCTCACGGTTATTTACCAATTCAGTATCTGTAGAAGGAGGGAATGCAGCCAATATATACCGGCTGGCCTACACCAATTACAATGGTACCAGTGTAGTGGAAGGATTCAATAATATGATGAAGCATTCCATTGACTTCCGGTTAGCAAACAATTTTACCAAATGGTTATCCCTCGATTCAAAGATTAACTACATACGGGACATTGTAAATAACCGTCAATACTCCAATAGTAATGGACGTAATCCTACCAACCTTTATACCCATATGGCAAGGAGTACCGATTTATCTGAACTGTATGATTATAAGGATGAAGCTACAGGGATGGAAATTGGTACACACCGTAATTTCAGTAATCCATACTGGGTGATCAATGAAAATCCTAATAAGGATGTAAAGGACCGGGTGATTGCTTCTTTTAATTCAACGGTAAAGTTTACCCCATGGTTAAAGTTCAATGGCCGCTTTGGTGCAGATGTGTTCTGGTGGGAAGGTTTTGAGTTTAACAATATTGGTTCCGTGGTTGCCAGCAACCCCAATGGTTTTATGCGCACTTTCAACTCCCGGCAACAGAACATGAACCTGGAGGGACTGTTTTCTTTCAACAAAAATATAAACCGGTTCTCGATACTGGCTAATTTTGGGGGTAATATTTATACATCAGGCTTTGAAAGAAGGGAACAAAGGGTTAATTCCCTGTTGCAACCAGGGTTGATCAACTTGTCTAATGCAAAAGAATACCCCACTGCTACGCAATTTATCAGAAGAAAGGAGATTAATGCACTATTTGGATCCGTTTCTCTCGGCTACCGCAACCTGGCATTTCTGGATATCACTGGCCGGAATGACTGGTCTTCTACGCTGCCCAAAGGCAATAATTCCTATTTCTACCCTTCTGTGGGAAGCTCCCTGATTGTGAGCGATCTGCTGGGTATTCGCAGCAACGCATTGAGCTTTCTTAAAGTAAGAGGTTCTATTGCATTGGTAGGAAGTGATACGGATCCTTACCGCCTTGATCAGACTTATTCATTTAATGGCTTCCTGGATGGGGCTACACTGGCCTCTTTATCTACTACAATGAATAATCCTGATCTGAAGCCGGAAAAGACAAGTTCTTATGAATGGGGCATAAATGCTAGATTATTTAATAACAGGATATCCCTGGATGCTACCTACTATAATTCAGGTACCTCCAATCAGATCATTACTGCCCAGCTACCAGCCTCCAGCGGTTATCAGCAGAGAATATATAATGCGGGTAAAATCAGGAACTGGGGATATGAAGCAATGGCTTCAGCAAAAGTGATGGATCGGAAAAAGTTTAAATGGGATGTGGCGCTCAACTTTGCAAGGAATAACTCTCGGGTAGAAGAACTGATAGCAGGTGTAGACCGCTTCCAGCTAAATAATAATTCCAGTTATCTCTATGTATATGCGCAGGTGGGTAAGCCTTATGGTTACCTGCGAGGGCTTGGGGTGGCCAGGGATGAAGCAGGACGTATGCTGATTGAAAATGGTGGTTCCCTGCTGGTAAAGGATAATGATATGGCTTTTGGTACCGCTTCACCGGATTGGCTGGGGGGAATAAGCAATACTTTTAAACTGAACCGCTTTGATTTCAGTTGCTTATTCGATATCAAAATGGGAGGCGTGCTGTATTCCGGTACCATGTCCCGGATGCTGACGAATGGGGTGAGTGCAGAAACGCTATATGGCCGGGACGACTTTTATAAACACTCCGTTATTTTTGGCGAAAACAATAATGAGCTGAGTGGAGGCGCAAGATGGGATGCTTACTTTGCAGATGGTACACCTAATACCAAATTTGTTACTCCTCAGAATTATGAATATGCCAGACCCAATTATGCAGAGTTCGTCATTTATGATGCTTCGTTTATCAAACTCAGAGAGGTAACACTGGGATATAATTTCCCGGAGAAAATGTTCACCGGCACACCCGTAAAAGGAGCCAGGCTGTCACTTGCCGGCCGTAATCTGGCTATACTATATCGCAAAACACCGAAAGGAATTGACCCGGAGGCGGCTTCTACAGCGGGTAATGGGCAAGGAATAGAAAATGGGTCACTGCCTCCCAATGCCATCTACGGGTTCAATTTTAAACTTACGCTTTAA